In the Onychostoma macrolepis isolate SWU-2019 chromosome 08, ASM1243209v1, whole genome shotgun sequence genome, ATTCTCTCACAGTTGGGCTTGTTTCTCAGTGCGGCATGATATGTAACGCTGCACTTGAGCTTGATTGGCTCCGTACATGGATAACCAGACCATAGTGCCGCCCACTGTGAAACTCCAGAACGAGTAGCGCATCTGAGGGTTTATAACAAAACTAACACATATAAAAAGAATGAGcaatagaataataaataaacgtTTAGTTAACTTGAGTATTTAACAGATTTCTAAACATTTGATATTGTTCATACTCATTAAAATTGATGCGGGATCCATTGTTGGCGATCTCCAAAACTCTGGCAGGCCCTCCTGCCAAAATGGTGCCCTGAATGAAGACTGCAATGAACCCAGAGAGCATGACTACAATCTGAAACACATCTGTCCAGATTACAGCCTTCATACCACCCTGCAGGAAAACACAAGCGCAATGTTGTGTTAACAAATATTTGCACGGTCATATCACAGTCATGATCATAAATTCAAATTACTGAGAAAAAGTGGCACAGATTTTTCTATATAGATTCAGATCTGGAAAGATTACACACTGGCCTACCACTGTAGTGTAAAATGTGCAGATGAGTCCCGTTGAGAAGAGAGATGCCCACATATTTATGCCTGTGGCTTGATTCGGAAAAGAAGAAAAGGTCGTTGAGAACAGtacaaaagtgcaaaaaaaagcaaaaacacaacttgCAACCACTCATATGGGATCCAACTTGTTCACTGATGAATTGAGATGCAGTGGACATGtgaaacagtttttaaaaaagagCAAATCAGCAAATTTCACTAACCCTGATTCAAGATGACTGCAGGAGCAAAGATCACTATTCCAGTGTAGAGGAGCTACAGAAAGAACCAAACAATCTTAGTGTTACACAaatctaaaacttaaaaaaaagttaaattaataGGTGCATATTTTAATGCAACTAAATATTGGAATTGAAATTATACAAGTGATATTCATAGATTTGTTGATCAGTATtctacatatacattttatggtatttttttaatattattaaaaatattatatttatttccatttaaattttgaTGATGAGTTTCTCTTACTGTGGCTACAATGAACTGTAAACTTCCCAAGAGCTGCATCCCTCTGCCAAATCTCATTCCTAAATACTGAGAAACAAGTGCATTTATTAGAACCTGgtgttctcacacacacacacacacacacacacacacacatagagagaATGAGGTACATCGTACATGCAAAAGCACATGCTATACATACTAACTACAGAAAAGTCAAAAATTATCATGGAAAAATGCATGAATTGCATGAAAATGCAAtgattaaattagaaaaatagaaaatagaatgACATTCACTAGTGATCTcacttttggaccccactgtatcAGAGTTATTATACatagtaaaataaaactaaaatcataaaaatatcagTTACCTGAAAgttgttgccaaggcaacatttcccttaaactaactaaaactaatgaAACTAAAATACTGTATAGACACATTTTGAAgtgtaatataatgaaatatatttacgtataaatgtattatatatgaatgtattatataaaacaacattgtgtgtgtgtgtgtgtgtgtgtgtgtgtatatatatatatatatatatatatatatatgtgtatatatgcatgtgtgtgtgcgtgcgtgtgtgtgtgtgtgtgtatgcaaggatttatataaaattattcagCTAAACTACTAGAAGAACAAAATGGACAAAATCCAAACCTGACTTGAGCTGGTGATTTTGAGCCGATAAAACACGGGAACAAACAGAACTGCAGTAATGAGGGAGTTGAGCGCTTGTCCCAGGCACATATAGAGGAACTTAAAGCCATATAAATATGCCTCTGATGGCACACCGAGCACTTGGACAGCTGACATAAAGCTGGCACAGAGCGACAGTCCAACCGGTACAGCAGAGAAATCCCTTCCCCCTGTGAAGAAGCTGTCCACGTTAGAGCGACCCGAGGACTTCCTCAGAGACTGGAATAGCCCGATGGCCACCGACACCCCCAGCATAGCAGCAAATACCACGTAGTCCACCAAACAGAAGCCCGGTCTGTCCAAGTCTGAAGCCATAGTGCTGTCTGTTTGGACTCAGTCAGAGCTTAAATGAGTGGAGTCCTTCTCTTCAAGAGGCTTTCAGCTGTAACAACAAACCCAGAAATCACAATGCATTCTCAATCAGCCCCCTGTTATGTTCTCTTGACTTTCAAACATAAGGACTCATGCAGTGCACAGTGTCATTTAAGGTAAGAGCAGATGAACTGacaaaatagaaacagaaatatataaaatatatcaatttatatctctttacacaatattttaatattttttaaaaacttacctttgaccaaaacaaaaaaaatctgccaAATGAGAGCCAAATTCCATAGCCCAACACATAATCAACTCATACAGGACAGAAAACAGTATTGGTCACACAAGATATGGTCACAATCACTAATCAGTGTGGAAAGTGAGCATTCTTTCAAGTAGAGCTGGATTTACTTTTCTGGACTCATAATTTGGATAATCAAAGGCAGTCTGAGGGGAGGGGAATTCATGTAATACATTATATGAAAGGAGGGGTATGTTGTGATTGACATAGCAGAGGTGGAGTCATTCAACACCAcaaagattatatatatatatatatatatatatatatatatatatatatataataattatatttaatgtgctGATTAACAGATTAATATGCACTGAACAGAATGTACCTTGATATAATTTAGCAAAGTACTATAATGTGGTACTGTTTTGTAAGGATGCACGGTGATGAGCAGGACTGAGatctattgtatttttattaatttttttatatgaatacaGTGGGGTCTAATGTCTGAGATCACATTGAAAATCTGGTATTTTTCAATGTAGCTAAATAAACATAAagctttgtatttttgattaaacagttgtttaaatatttgagaTTGTGTACTACTTCTAGgtcaaataagtaaataagagAAAAATCTTATTGTAAAATAACTGGAATAACAAGTCCAATTTAAATAGACTGTTATGCACATATGataaataggaaataaaaaaagttacaataaaatagtattgctaattctattaaaataaatctactttaaaacagaaaaaaatgcaaagtaGATCAGAATCAAAGTATTGCATGCACAGGAATTTGATTTCAGTAACGtattttggaccccactgtttGCTGGTTAAGGAGAAAATCGCCTGGTAACAGTGTATCTGTATGGTATCGTGTAGTatcacatacaggtgctggtcatataattagaatatcatcaaaaagttgatttatttcactaattccattcaaaaagtgaaatttgtatattatattcattcattacacacagactgatatatttcaaatgtttatttcttttaattttgatgattagagcttacagctcatgaaagtcaaaaatcagtatctcaaaatattagaatattacttaagaccaatacaaagaaaggatttttagaaatcttggccaactgaaaagtatgaaaatgaaaagtatgagcatgtacagcactcaatacttagttggggctccttttgcctgaattactgcagcaatgcggcgtggcatggagtcgatcagtctgtggcactgctcaggtgttatgagagcccaggttgctctgatagtggccttcagctcatctgcattgttgggtctggtgtctctcatcttcctcttgacaataccccatagattctctatggggttcaggtcaggcgagtttgctggccaatcaagcacagtaacactatggtcattgaaccagcttttggtacctttggcagtgtgggcaggtgccaagtcctgctggaaaatgaaatcagcatctccataaagcttgtcaacagaaggaagcatgaagtgctctaaaatttcctggtagatggctgcgttgactgtggacttcagaaaacacagtggaccaacaccagcagatgacatggcagcccaaatcatcactgactgtggaaacttcacactggacttcaagcaacatggattctgtgcctctccacttttccttcagactctgggaccttgatttccaaatgaaatgtaaaatttactttcatctgaaaagaggactttggaccactgagcaacagtccagttcttttctccacagcccagttaagatgcttctgacgttgtctctggttcagaagtggcttggtagcccttttcctgaagacgcctgagcgtggtgactcttgatgcactgactccagcttcagttctctccttgtgaagctctcccaagtatttgaatcggctttgcttgactgtattctcaagcttgcggtcatccctgttgcttgtgcaccttttcctacccaaattcttccttccagtcaactttgcatttaatatgctttgatacagcactctgtaaacagccacacctttcagtaatgaccctctgtgacttaccctctttgtggagggcgtcaatgttcatcttctggatcattgccaagtcagcagtcttccccattattgtggtttcaaagaacaagagatacccagaatttatactgtagggatggtcatttattcaaactcaaatgtaaatattctaatattttgagatactgatttttgactttcatgagctgtaagctctaatcatcaaaattaaaagaaataaacatttgaaatatatcagtctgtgtgtaacgaatgaatataatatacaagtttcactttttgaatggaattagtgaaataaatcaactttttgatgatattctaattatatgaccagcacctgtatatgtcgATTTTTCTGTAGCCTACCTGTTGACAACAGGCCACAAGTGTGAAGCGATGTTTAGCGCGTGCATGGCGCGCGGTGACCGTCGAGCCTCCAGGTGGCGCTAAATGAAACGCTGCAACTGTATCGCGGCGGCTTGAGAAGAAGGGCGAACAACACCCCAGCAGGCTGGCACAGGAAAAGGTTGgtgctattatattatatattttattcggtgtttgaaaatgatttcgAATAACAAAATGAGATGTTTAAGACGTCCTCTTCTATATCTGCTTTTATTGTTCAAATGACAGTATCCGATAAAAGCTTGAACGTAAAAACCGTCACTCTCTGAAACCAGGGTGATTAGCAAAAATGCTAACGAGGATGTTCCTTAAAAGAAAAagtacaattaaaatgttgctacAGTTCCAGAATTTTCCATTTTAACACTTTCCCTTTTAATCTTCTAGCCACGAGTCAAATGATAAGCGTGCTGtcagaactaaaaaaaaaacataaggtgtgaatttgtgtattatatttgtatagACATACATACGCGCaattataatcataattattaaaatagatagatagatagatagacagacagacatatagacaGTTTTTAATTGGTATCACACGTTTCTTTCTCATTGCTTGTGGCTGGAAGAAAAGCAGCAACTGTATTCCTgaatttccttctttttttggagtactgtgaaataaatatttgggGTTTAACTCTCTCCAGTAATACCAGATTATGTTAATACTGTGAGAACAAGGGCCTTCTAAATCCCttcattttttctgttatttgaggtttgtgttttactgtaaaatgtattactCATGAACATAAAAAATTCATGAACACTGTGTATCAGAAGATGCTCAAACCTCAATAGAGAGCCCAATAATATCTAGtcctaaataaatattatgattCAGCCTCTGGTCATCATTACCATGTGTTTAGTTTTTGTCTTTCTCTCATTAGAATCTGGTTATACACTTCATATTAATATCCTATGTGATCTCAGCACGTATTCTGACACTTTCATTACGGTCATCAACTCAATTACCTCTGCAGGGAAGTCCCAGGAATGCCGAAGAAATTCCAGGGTGAGAATTCCAAATCGGCCACAGCAAAGGCCCGGAAGGCCGAGGCCAAAGCAGTCGCTGATGCACGCAAGCAGAAAGAGCTGGAGGACGCTCTCTGGCAAGATAACGACAAACATGTCATGAAGAAAGAGCAGAGGAGGGTAGGCCTAAATTCTTGGTTTGAAAACTTATGTCCTTCAGAGCATGGAAACTGATATGTTGTAAGGGTCAAAAGATAAAAGAGTTCCAGCAGGCCTTCAATATATGTCATGAAATGTATCGTTACTGTGATTAGATTTTTGTCTTTAGTGTCCACAGCTATTTGGCAGTACCTTCTGTGAAATCAGAAGTGAAAAACAGTACAACAGTGCCTTGTGTATGGAGTGTAGTATAAACACAAGGTGGCAGTAAAGATCTTTCTCTCTACAGACTTCCATTCCAAAAAGTTTGACAGTGAAACTGTCCTAATTGAAGTAGTAAGTGGTACCTGGTGAGAGATTGCTATCCGTTAGAAGCCACAGGAAAATGACAACAACTCAGTCATTTTGAgttcttcaaaataaaatttgtcactgtaaaaatatctattataaaataataaaatattttgcatttatacattaaagtaaaaaaaaaaatgggcttggtaacattttcaaatgtttttaaggCTCTTGTGcgcacaaaggctgcatttatttgatcaaaaatacagtaacattgtgaaatgttCTTATAATTATACAACATaactgttgtctattttaatacattttttaattaaatgtattcctgtgatggcaaagctgaattttcagcaaccattctagaaatcattctaatatgttgattttgtgctcaagaaacatagatagaaagctcaaaagtacagcatttatttaaaataaaaccttttttacattataaatgcacGCAAAGTGGAAAGATGCCACTACCCACGTTAACCAGACAATCTTTGCCCCTGGTCCTAATTGACATGATAATATGGAAATGTTTCTGAGTTCTGTACTAAACATACAGAAAATTGATTCCCTCCGCGCCCATGTTTTCCATGATATGTTGTCTAACATTCCCGCCGTTGGCTGCTAATCTTGTATCTAAATGACACAGCTGTCTTCCTTGCTAAAGCTGCAGACATGTGAGTCTGAGTAGCACACAATAGATTAATACATTGCAAGTCAGGTTTAGGGTTGCTCAGGAAATGAGGTCCCCATGAACAAAACGAAAGCCGAAGCCGACTGGGTTAAAGTAACACCGTCTCACAAGTTCTGATATCCTGTATCAATTATGCCACATATTGATGAGTGTTCGTTGTCAGTAATGGAGCTTGATTTTGAAATTAGGCCTGGATGAGGTCCATGGGAGAATGTGTTGACTGATATGCAGTGATAGGCAGTTTATTATGTCTACTAAGCTATTTTATGCCATGTTCAGTGTCAACAGACCAGATTGCAACTGGTCTACATGTAATAAAGGATTCGAGTGAAggaattttaaagtttaatatatatattaatatattgacTGCCCTGTTGTAATACATGCATAATCttaattagaataatatttaaCAGTTACTAACAAATTGAATAATAAATTTGAGAACTGAATCGGTACGATGCAATTCAGCTTGCAAATgtgttaaaagaatagttcacccaaaaataaaaatattttggcaTCATTTTCTTACCTTCAtctcattccaaacctgtatgacgttttcttctttggaacacaaaggaagatattctgacaAATTTTTTGTCCATGCAGTAAGTCAGCTGGATTtgatgttgttttggaccctgTTGATTTATTGTCTGGATAACCCCCCCTCCTTTGTTCTGCAGAAAGAAAGGCAGTcagacaggtttggaatgacataaagGTAAATATTTGGTGccagaatatttttatttttgggtgaactacacATTTGCCAGCTGCACTGCATCATACTGACACAGTTCTCgcattaatttttgttaaagtaACAGTCtcctcaaaaatgaaaatcgtcatcatttattcatcctcatgttattctaaacctgtataactttctttcttctgtggaatgtaaaaagatattttggagAATGTTTGTCACATACAGTTTCGgtttccattgacttccatttatATGggtgaaaaaaatacaatggaagtcggtggaaactatttggttaccaaaattctttaaaatttgttcttttgtgcttcactgaagaaagaaatcCATACAGGTtgtgaacaacatgagggtgacaGGGCTTAAAGTAGTCCGGCCGGGGGCCGGATTTCCGGCTTGAGGGCAGGTCCGGCCTCCGGCGcagacaaaatgtatttatcagGCTGCAAATTACAGTCGGAGGCACTTTCGGCGCAGACGCGCTTGGAAAAAACGAGCGCGTCGCTTCCATTATGAGCGCGCATACCGCGCggctacatttgaaataacgaaCTTGAGCGCGCAAATGACGCGATATGTGAACAGGCACTAATCTGACTTGAATAACATACCGGTCCCCTTCAACCTATCACCTTGATTCAAGAGTCAGCGCGCACAGCTGTCACAGCCAATGGGAGCATGATATTAGGTTGTCTTAGCCAATTGCTAGAGAGGAGGGCGGGTTTTATGTTCTCTAACTAATACAAATTTCTATTTAAGTTGGCAAAGTTTTCTGTTTTGGTAAAAGCACCTAAGAATGTTTGCTTATTTCAGAGTGAGCAATGTTGAGTGCACTTTATGCTGTTTGCACATTACAAAGAAACCAATGGTAAATGCACTTTATGTCATTAACATGTTTCAAAGCTAGCAATTCAATAAATTTTGGCACAAACATTCATGTTATGTTATTTTCTTGACACAGTAAGCCTAGTACTGcaaaagtttaaattattttggcaCAATAGTTGTTAATGCGAAAAATATGACTGTGCTGTTGCTCATAGAATTGGTTAATAGAAAAAACTGGCTTGGTAAAAGTCCTGGTTGAGCCACAGAAAGTTCAGGCTCAggattttttttcactttaagccctggggtgagtaaatgaggaTAATTTACTTTAGATATTATTTGAGAAAAAGCTTATAGTAAAGTGCCATATGAATATATTTCCtgtatcaaaacttatttaattcaacattttaattattagaatatattttGGTACTCTAAATATTTGAAAGGTCTCTGGTGGCCACTGGTGCCTTTTGTCTCCCTCCCCGGCCCTCTCCTGCCTCTGTTTCATACATTATTGAGCCGGTGTTGGCATATGTAGTGAGTGTCCGCAACGCTGGCATGATGTGCCAGCCTACTCGGTAAGGCGCTCTGGTAAAGAGCTCCTCACACCCTGTTCCTTTCCTCCTGTTTCCTCCCATCGCTGCCATCTGATCCCCGCCGGCCTATCAGACCCACGCTGCTGTTATCCTACTGCAGCCATTCTGCTAATTATACCTCATGTCACTGAGGCTGCTGTGCGTGTTCAAGCAAGCTCACCTGCATTGGAAACACACTGATTTATCCTTTACATCTCCGAAAGATCAGCCATCGCCTGGGACTCGGTGAAGATCGGGTTTGGCGAATATAATTTATCACCAGTAGATATGTGAGAATGTCAAGAGAGAGGAGCATATCTTGGTTTGCTCTTGAGCGCGGCCTGCCGTGCGGCTTATCTGTGTCACGCGAATGACATTTCAGCCTCTGCTCGACATCTGAAGGTGTCATCTCATTATGCGTATCTCCTTACTGTTGTGTCACCATTTCTGCGGATGTTATCAACAGGAAGGTGGATGGGTGGTTAGGATGTGAACAGTTAAGACCATGTCTGATCCTAGTAACCATTACTTACCCGCCGCGCTGACACAGAGTGACTCTGAGCGCGCAGGAGGCATCTCTAATTTCTTTACTCTGCTCTGCAGTTTACACTTACATTTGCTTAATGACCGTCAGGCTGCCTCGATAACATCAGTTCAGTTGTAATttaaaagagtgtgtgtgtacaggatGATAAGGAGAAAAAGCGTTTGGAGGCTCtggagaggaagagagaaaagCAAAGGCTCTTTGAGGAAGAAGAAGCCAAGATAAAGGGTAAACAACCAAAAGAAGCCCCCAGTAAAGTGACTCGAGCCCAGATTGAGGAAAACCTACAAAGCGGGCAAAATGTTAAGGAAACCAAGGAAAAAGGTAAGGCCAAATCCAATCCAGTGACTCAGACATAGAGCACTGCCTACACAGCATGCTAACCATCACAAAACCTCATAAGTGATTAATTTGAATGCTTTAGGCAGTGACCCTGTGTGTCACACGAAAAGctctttatataaatatacatttgcaTGTTGATAAACTAAAGCCCTTACACTAATAAgcataaatatttatgtttcaTTGTTATACTGTTTGTTTGTCACACTGTATCATTCCAATTGTTAAGATAACCCTGACACGTTAAAGTCACACTGAAATGTAATTCATATTGtgttgtaaatttaaataaaacagattatcgaaaaataaaaaaatgaggaGCTGGGACTTGGTTCAATCCATTGGTTGTTCATTGGATGGAGGTGGATGTGATTGCATGCTTTAAGTCCAGAGAGAAGTCTGTCATTTTTCTTTAGAACATCGAAGAAGCTTTGATGTTTGGATTTAAAACGACaaagtcaaaaaataaataaaaaattagatgCATGCATTGGAGAATTGTTCACAttgtgacatttacatttagaaaataaatgcagtgatTTATTAagtgcattttcatttcatgctgatTAGTAAAATTCATACTAATACAGTGCACACTGATTGCAACAAGATGCACTTATTTTCACACTAAACGTAAAgtgtctattgttttttgttgttttgaataGGCCTTTTCAGTTTCCTAATTTAGTCTTGTGTATCCTTTTGAATTTACAGAGAAATGCCACTTGGATGTGCCGCTTGAGGAGAATGTCAATCGAATAGTTCCAGAAGAAGGCACGGTGGAGGCCCGAACCATTGAGGATGCCATCTCAGTGCTCAGGTATCCTGTTCTCTATCCTGAGTGATTAGGAGACTGTTGTTTTGCAGACATAAACATGAAAAAAGTCTACATTTGTAAGAATCACAATTCTCAGATGTTTGTGCTCTTAAGTGTTGTTCTTAAAAAAGACTGAAGTCTTAAGGTGAAGAAGccttaaatatgttaaatggtaCAACAAAAAGCTTAATTATCATTTTAGATGCCTTGAATTTTAAGGTGGAAAATGGGAATCACAACGTGCCTAGTGTGattattaaacttcaaaagcctatgatttaattaataaatgtaagtgCTGCACATTCAGAGTCAAAACGTGGCACTGTAGCACGTTCTGCAGGCTCACCATTTCAGAGCagtttcattttacatttggtCCATGCCTTTGTTTTTCAGCACTAAGGAAGACCTGGATCGACACCCTGAGCGCCGTATGAAAGCCGCCTACGCTGCATTTGAAGAAGCAAACATGGCACGCCTTAAAATGGAGAACCCCAATATGCGACTTTCCCAGCTAAAACAACAGCTCAAGAAGGAGTGGACAAAATGTCCAGAAAACCCCCTCAACCAACGTGTGGCCACCTACAACTCCAAGTAAACCAACACAATGTCACTTAAAGACTGACCCTCGACGCAGATCCTATCAAATACAAAAAGGCACCACGATTACATTTGGACGCATATAATTTACACATGAACTGCTGATCTGTTCACACCTCTCACCTCATATTTGAACTCACAGACAAACTTGGGTTATTTAACtaattattcaataaatgaTGTTGTATGAACAGCATACAATCTAATTCGCTTATCTTCTAGACATTGGCCCATCAAGAGCTGCTGGGAAGTTCCTAGGTTTGGTTTTGAGTGAACGCAGAGTGGATTATTGACTTGCACACACTTCCTTCACATAACATGTTTTACTGCTCTGTTGAGTTCTTTTATTAATTTCTCCATCTAATATGCGGAACATGAGCAGGAGTGTGGTTAACCTGAggcaagtttttatttttttatttagtgtcTGTTTGATGATCATTAGGGTTCAGCTTCTGGATTGTGATCTGATAATTGCTCTAAATTAGGATGACATGTATAGACATTCGTTTGCTTAATTGATCTTACATGGCTCTTTGTTTTGAAAATGCACTTTGGACCTCGTATGGAACAATGTCTCCACATCCCAAAGGCGAGTGGACTAATAGCTGTTGGATTCCTATACACACGTGTCTAGCAGTGCGAACACACTCTGGGCTGTGCTTTGCATCTGTGGAGGAGAACAAACACACTCAGTGgctcttggaaaaaaaattcaaataaaaaggaaGGAAGAAAAAGCTGATTACTTTTGCTGAtgttttccttaaaaaaaaaaaaaaaaaaatcctcataGGATGGAAAGCAGTTGTAGCTGTagtttactttctttttttggtctttcttatttcatttatttttttaaaagttggtGTCTGTTTTGACTAACCCAAGTTCGGTCCTCTTTTACAAATATTGTAGTGTTGACTGCATTTGTCAAGCTGAGCTCAACCCTGTGATACCCAagttatggtaaaaaaaaaaaaaaacgataaaacaaatatttttcctcAAAGCTGAGGAACTGAAAACCACAAACCAACACTTTACAATGCTTACTTGCAACCCTTGatatatttaagcattttacataatacatttacctatattatatatttttaaaaatctgatattatattgatatttaattgtataaaatatatacaattttttaattagaatatttgattttactaaataaatgactttttattgattatttctagaaaattataaatatcatgcagataaaataacaaaattgttAACATGATTGCAAAAATGGCAACGCATAGAAAatggatcaaaaatacaatatctCATGTAATATTTAGTTTGACCCCTTGACTTTTTGGGTTGCAGGTCTCATTTTGTACATGTTCATAACCCATGATGACATATTTTACCTCGTTCAACCATATTAAAAAGGTCCTTGCAGCTTACGTGATACTTCAGACACGATGAAGGTAGATTTGCTTTTAATAATGTCTCTGCAGGTACACAAGCGACGGACATAAACGGTCACTGACCCCTGTGGGACGTTCCGGAAGGAAAGGAAATTAGCCTGCAGGCTGGATAATTCCCAGTGGCCACCTTTATCCTCGGCAGGAACACTCTTTAGCACTTAAGGTAATTTATGGCCATAATGTGTCATCAAGCAGCATCAGAGTAAAAGAACTGTAGGTCATCTGGAGATTGTGCTACACGATAACCTCTCCCGTTTACTTACTTTCCATTAAAACATCTCTCCCACGCAGATGAATGTTTTAATGAATGTGTCATTTTCATAACTCCAACATAACTGCctgtaaaacaataataatgggACTTTCTGAAGACTTCAAATACAATTGTGAAACAATAGCGGTTTAATCAAGCTAAATATCTCTGAGCGAGGGGGTTTCAGAGTGAATATATTACTCGTTA is a window encoding:
- the ccdc124 gene encoding coiled-coil domain-containing protein 124, whose product is MPKKFQGENSKSATAKARKAEAKAVADARKQKELEDALWQDNDKHVMKKEQRRDDKEKKRLEALERKREKQRLFEEEEAKIKGKQPKEAPSKVTRAQIEENLQSGQNVKETKEKEKCHLDVPLEENVNRIVPEEGTVEARTIEDAISVLSTKEDLDRHPERRMKAAYAAFEEANMARLKMENPNMRLSQLKQQLKKEWTKCPENPLNQRVATYNSK
- the slc5a5 gene encoding sodium/iodide cotransporter isoform X3, with product MASDLDRPGFCLVDYVVFAAMLGVSVAIGLFQSLRKSSGRSNVDSFFTGGRDFSAVPVGLSLCASFMSAVQVLGVPSEAYLYGFKFLYMCLGQALNSLITAVLFVPVFYRLKITSSSQYLGMRFGRGMQLLGSLQFIVATLLYTGIVIFAPAVILNQATGINMWASLFSTGLICTFYTTVGGMKAVIWTDVFQIVVMLSGFIAVFIQGTILAGGPARVLEIANNGSRINFNDFVINPQMRYSFWSFTVGGTMVWLSMYGANQAQVQRYISCRTEKQAQLALLVNQVGLCLIVSSAATCGIVMFALYSSCDPLKTGRISAPDQYMPYLVLDIFRNHPGFPGLFLACAYSGTLSTVSTSINAMAAVTMEDVMKPWLITVSQRKQLLLSKLLSLLYGLGCITMAALSSLLDWGVLQGSFTVMGVVNGPLLGAFVLGMFVPATNKPGVFSGVAVGSCLSLWLAVGSTIYPPSPQIMGVLPTSAGHCLASNATLNSTITVTESSILASSVPLDYGPVN